Below is a window of Candidatus Viadribacter manganicus DNA.
GAAAGCCGTGTTGGCGCGTGAAGCGCTCGGCGACGGAGAGATCGACGTAAGGATCAGCTTCGCCCCAAAACACCTGGCCGCGTTTAGGCAGTCGTTCGAGATCGGCGATCCATGCGCCTTCGAAGCGCAAGCCTTTGGCCGAACGATAGAGTTTGAGGATCGACCGCCGCATGGTCATGTCGATCTTTGGCGTCTCTTCCTTTGCGAGCGATGCCGGCATGCCGCCGGCGATGAGGCCTTGCTCAAGGCGCGCGGTGTTGCGCATAGCGAGCATGGTGAGTTCGCCGAGCAGCGGCGTCGCCCACGCGCGCGCCGTGCGGTGGCCGCGATAGTCGGGATCGATCACGGCATTGGTGACGCACCAGCTTGAGATGAGATCGGGGCGGAGGCTGGCGGCGCGCAAGGCGATGAGCGCGCCCCAATCGTGACCAACGAGATCGACAGGCGCGCCGATCTGCTCAAGCTCGCCGATGAGCCAGGCGACGTAAGCATCCTTGGTGCAGTTGAAGCCGGCCCGGACCGGGTTGCCGAAACCGGGAAGGGCGGGCGCGCGCCACGCATCGGCGCTGAGGCCGAGTGCGGAGATAAGCGGGCGCCATAAGGCGGGCGTGTCGGGCACGCCGTGAACGAAGATGATCATGGCGCATCTTTGCGCCTTTACGGCCCGAAGATGAAGTCGGCTTGGGTGATGACGTTGTCGACGTCGCCGAGGGGGGGCGAGGGTGCGGATGACGGTGTCAGCTCGTTGTCGATGACGCTAGCGTAGCCGGTGCTCTTGAGTTGATTTCGATCGAGGCAAGGATGCGCGGTGTGAGTGCGGCGAACTCTCCCGCATGATCGGGGCCGAGCACGCGGAAGAAGGAACGTGGCGCCGTACCAGTCGCCGATTCTAGGTGAACCACGCGGCGGCTTCGTTGTTGTACCAAATGGCGGCGGTGCAGTCAGCTTGGACCTCCGTAACCTTCTTCGAGCACATGTGGGTAGGGGCGAATTTTTGTGCGGCGCAACTTGCGAGCGTGGCGGCAAGAATGAAGCCTACGCAGGCGCGCCGCGGGGGCATCTTGCAAAGCGAGCACGTAATTTTCGTGGTGGCAGCTAGGGCGTTGCGGACACAAAAGCGCGCGCGTGCTGCGCTGCAACCAAGTTTTTGATCGTGTGCGAGGCGTGGCGCGGGTACGCGTGGCGCGTGTGCGGTGTTGTGAGCGGCGTCGCATGGGCTGATATCGGAGCTGCTGCAGGACTTTCACCGTGAGGGGAAAACGCCATGCTCGGATTTGCCGTCAAAGGCGTGTTGGGTTTTGGCCTTGTTGTTGCGGGCTGGTTGATCGGTTCGATCTATCCGGCGCCCGCGCAATGGCTGGGTGTCGTCAGTCATCGCGTCGATCCGCTGCTCTCGCGGCTCGATGTGAGCAGTGAAGGATTGGCGCGATTGCGTTCGACCCTATCGCGTGAGGATTTCACGCAATTGACGCGCGATGCAGCGGTGCTGGCTGCAAGCACGGGCAATGTCATTCTCGTTGAGCGCAATTCTGAGCACGTGCTCGATGAATACGCGGAAGCGCTCGCAGCCGAGCAGGGTCGCGTGAGAGAAGCGCCGGCGGGTGGAGCGGTGTTTGAAGACGCGCTGCAGCTGTGTCCGGGGATGGCGGTAAGCAATGCGCCGCCAGCGGATGAGGAGCGGCGGGTGGAGCGGTTCGCGAAATTCGTGGACGTGAATGGCGTGATCGTCGCGGTGAATCCGACGCATGACGCATGCCTTTCATCGGGCGTGGGTGCGCGCGCCGGGCGCCGTCACAAGGGCTTGGATTATTACGCGCGCAATGGTGGGCCGATTTATGCCGCGGCGAACGGCACCGTGATCGAGATGCTCTATCGCAATGATTACGGCAACATGCTGCTGATCGATCACGGCTCGGGCACGTACACGCGCTATGCGCACCTTTCGAGCTTTGCGCCGGAGATGGCGGTCGGCGCGGCGGTGACGGCAGGTCAGCAGATTGCGCTGATGGGCAACACGGCGGGATACCAAATTCCGGTGCATCTCCACTACGAACTGCTGACCGGCAATTACCAAAATCCGGCTGCATCGTTTGGGCTCACTCCGACATCGCCATTTGACTATCCGGCGGCGACGAGTGCGCCGGCGCAGGGACAAGTGGTCGTAGCTGCGCCGCCGCGCCAGGCCACCGTGCCGTTGCAGCTGACGCGTGACGAGGGCGCGCGCGGGCTTTGCCCGTCCGGGCCGATTTCGGAAGCTACGGTGCTGCGCATCCGGCGCGGCGACACGCTGATCGCGATCGCGAATTCCTGTTACGGCGATTCAGAAGCGTGGCGGCAGATCGCGCGTTGCAATGAATTCTTGGAGGAGCGCAATCTTGGCGGCGTCTCGCCGCTGAATGGCGGCAATCTGCTCTATGTTGGCGATCGCGTGGTGCTACCGGCGCCGGGCGGGCAATGCCCGACGTGAGCTAGAACAGCATTAGGCCCCGGCCGGCGATGATGAGCAGGCCGGCAATTGCGAAATTGGTGATGTTGCCATCGATGCGTGCGATGCGCGTACCGGCGAAACCTTGTTGAGCGGAGATCGCCCCGCCGTAGCGATGTGATACGGCGGCGCTGAGGAAGAAGCCGCCAAGGACGATGGCGCTCAAGATCATGGCGAGGCAGATTCCGAGTTTGTGATCGACGCGGCCGGACCACAGAAAGAAGAGCGCCGCAAAGCCAAGCGCGGAGGTGGTGAGCACTTGGGTGACGACATGAAAGCGCGCGTGCGGCGGCCAGGCGGGATTGAGGGCGTGCGAGGTGTTGAAGTCCGCGATCGGCGGGATCAGTGAAAATTGCAGGATGCCGATCGTCATCAGCACGAGGCCTAGGTCAGTCATATGCGTAACTCCTGGGACGCGAGCGGCACTCTCTATATCTCGTAGTGGCTCGTAAGTAGGTCCTTAAGGGCGCCGTAATGGCCTCGGCCGTTGAGTGTGTGCACGCTGGCTTTCGAGCCGAGCCGCGATTGTAGAGCCGCAGACATCGCTGGAGGAGTCCACGAATCTTGCTCGCCTTGCCAGATAGTCACGTCGCACGAAATGTTGTCCAGGAGGTGAGCCCAGGGTCTTACGAACGCGATGAGTTCGTTTTGATAGGCCCTTTGGTGCGAACCGAAGCATTGTTTCATCCCGTCCACCAACATTGTCTGGAAGCTTGGATCCGCCAGTAGTCCGCGTTCAGCGACTGCGCTCGTTGCGAACATGGTTTGGAGCATGGCTTTTGGCGCCACCGAGAGGAGCGCATTTTGCGCGATGGTCAGCAATTGCAGTGACAGCGCTCCGCGTTGAGCCGCTTCGAATACTGGTTTGCCGGCCATGGACGGAAGAAAATTACCGAGTTCGAGTGGCGCGGCGGGTGAGACCAAGATCAGCCGGTGCGCCTTGAGAGGACGACGCGCAGCGATGTGGATTGCGGCCATGGCGCCGAGCGAGAAGCCGATGATGTTCGTTGGTGCGTCGAGATTGAGGGCGTCGAACGCCTCTAGAACGTTGCTCTCATACGTCGGGTCAAGCTGACCTAAGCGATCGAGTGAGAGGAGCTGCCGGGACGGCGCGAAGGCGCGCCATTCCGTAGGAGATCCAGGTAGGCCATGACAATATACGGCGCTCATCCCAGAGGCCCTGCCGGATAAGGAGCGCCAGAGCAATGTGGCGGGTTGTGACGTGTGTCACGGCAAGCCGAGGCGGGCGCGGGCACTGATGCTTTCAGTCAGAACCTGGAAGCAAGATCATGGAAACGCTCTTATCAATGTCCGGCATGGTTGGCGCGGCGTGTTGCGTTGGCATGTATGCGGCGGTGAGCTGGGGCAAGGTGAGCGCCGACAAGCCGGTGTTCTTTGTGGTCAATGGTTTGGGCGCGTTGCTGGTTTTGGTGGGCGCCTCGCAACAATTCGACATAGGCGACGCCGGCACGGTTGGCCAAGAGCTGATATGGGCGGTGATAAGCTTTGCGGGCGGCGTGCGTGCGTGGATGCGCCAAGGCGGCGCGGCGAAGTTGGCGGCGTGGCGCGAGCGGGCGTCGGGTTCGTTGATGGCGATGTTGGCGCGCTAACGCCAGCGCAGCGAAAAGCCGTTGGCGGCTGAAAGTAATTGTTGCCCAGTGCTGAGACTGATCACGATTTGCGCTTCGCCATCGACAACTTCGTGGCCGGGGAGGCCGATCACGAGCGGACTGGTGCGCAGCAGCGTGCGCCAGATGGTCGGGAAATCCAGACCTGAACGACGTGCGCGCTCGCAGGCGTCCAACAATTGCCGAGGCATCTAAAAGTCCGGTCTCGCTTGCCTAGCTGTAATTTTACAGATGCTGACCGGACGGAAATTGATTTGGCTCAATGCGTGTGTGTGCGGGGGGGGGCGGGCGATATCCAGCGCCAGGTCCGAAAGCGGCAAGTAAGGGCGTGCGGACAGGCGCTTAGTGTCGTAACGAAGCGAGGAGCACGAGGTTGCGGGTTCAGGGCATTTCAACGATTGAGTACGAGCGCTTGCGGCGCGGCGAGTGCGATGCCCACGGGCAGACGCCGCTGAGCCGCAAAGCTGAAGGTGGCGCCAATCCGTGTCGTCATTGTCTGGGCCTCATCGAGGACGGAGATACGAAACTCGTTTTGGCGTATCGGCCCTTCGAGGGGACGCCGCATCCTTATGCAGAGATCGGACCGATCTTTCTGCATCAGGCGCAGTGCGCCAGATATGACAGCCCCGCGTTGCCTCGCTGGTTCGCATTTCTTGAGCCAGCCATTATCCGCGGGTATGGCGCGGATGATTGGATTCGGTACGAGACCGGCCAAGTCGTGCCGGGGCGTGAACTTGGCGCAGCGTGCGAGTCTATCTTGACCGATGCGAGTGTCGCTTATGTTCACGTGCGCTCGAAATTTGGCTGCTTTCAGTGCCGGATTGATCGCGCCTGAAGGTGATTGTAGCTGAATGCATGGGCATTTCAGCGGAAGAGATCCGTCAGGCGTTTCGCGATCAGTTGAAGACGCTCGCCTGTCCGCATTGCGATACGGGCTACACCGATTACGCGGTGACGTGGAGCGAGGCGTGGCTCGAAGGGCGCCACGATGCAATGCGCGAACTGGGCGCCAATGAGCGCGACGGGCCGGTTAAGCTCAGGTGCGACCTCTGCGGCGGCGCGGCGGTGACGAGCGTTTTCTGCACGCCGCCTGAGGCCGTTTAAAGCGAATTTGCGGCGAATTGAATTTGCTTACCTCTGGGCAGGCTTCGCGCGCGGCTAGAAAGGGCCGGGTTACGCGGCGATCCATTGTGACGGACGCATGGCCAACCAGTACGCGCGCCATCGACGGCGCAGTAACTCGCTTATTCTACGTAAGTGAAGGTGGCTTCGATCGGGTAATGGTCCGACGAGGTCTTGCGACCGCGCTGTAGCGACACGAGGCGCCAGTTTGCGCCGGAATAGGCGTGGTCGATCGGCAAGAAGGGCGCGATCGCAGGCAAGTAAAAGCGCGTCCAGGCTTGCGCGGGCCAAGTTGGCAAAGCGCGCGTGTAGCGTTGGAGGTTGGCGCCGTGATCGAAGCGGCGGAGCCCGAAAGACCACGGTGTTGAGTTGAAATCGCCAGCAAGGATGACGTTGCTTGTGTCGGCGCCGATGAGCTGGCGGAGCGCGGTGAATTCCTGTTGTTGCCGTTGCGGCGGGTTCGGGCGCGCAACGTGGGCGGCGATGAGACGGAGCGGCGCGCCATCGATGTCGAACTCACCCATGCTGGCGCGCAAGCCGGTACGTGTTTGTTGTGAGAGCGCGCGGCGCCTGGCGAAGATGAAGGTGTTGCAGTCGTGGCCGCCTTCGCAGCGGATGACGGTCGGGTAGAGCGCGCGCAGGCGCTGGAATTGCGGCTGACCTTCGTCGTGCAGTTCGGAGACCAGGAGAAAGTCGGCGTCGGCTTCTGCGAGGTAGTGCAACACATCGCCTGATGGACGCGAACCGAGCCAGGTGTTGAGCCAGACGACGCGGATGGTGCGTTCGCCGGCCGCGACAGGCGCCGAGGTTGGGCGCAGAAATTCCGGTGCGATAATTGTGGCCTGCGCCAATGCGGCTATGGCGCAGTACGCCGCCCAGCCGCGCGCGTTGAGCGCAAGGCATGCAAGGCTCGCCGCGACCGCGAAGGCCAGCCAAAACGGTGCGAAGTGATTTAGGCCGTCAAGGAATGGCGATAGCGCGCCGCCCCAGGCGAGCACCGCAAGCAGCAAGGTGACGCGGCCGAGGAGGGCTGGACCGATGCGGCGCGCGAACGCAATAGTTGATCCCGGCGCCATTCGGTCCTCTAGGTTACGCTCAGATGCTCTATCTCATTTTGAAGGCAGGTCTATCTGGCGTCATCGTCGCAATCGTGTCGGAGATCGCAAAGCGCAATCCAGGATTTGGGGGATTGATCGCATCGCTGCCGTTGGTCTCGATCCTCGGCATGGTCTGGCTGTGGAGCGATACGCGTGATCCGGTGCGGTTGGCTTCGCATGCGGGCGCCACGTTTTGGTTCGTGCTGCCGTCATTGCCGATGTTTCTGCTGATGCCAGAATTGCTCAAACGCGGAGTTGGTTTTTGGCCTGCTCTCATGGCGGCGTGCGCGCTTACGATTGCGCTTTATAGTTTGATGATCTGGGTCGGGTCGAAACTGGGGCTGCGGCTCTAGCGTGTGCCGCCGTGCGAGCTCGCGTTCTCGGGCGCCGTTGCGGTGAGGCGCGAGGCGAGGCGAGGCGGATGTGCTTTAGGCGAAAGCGCAAGCCCAAGATGAGCCGGACGCGGCGCTTGGAAGCGGGCCGTACGGGTGTTGTTCGTGGAGCGCCGATGTAGCGCAGCGAATGTCGCGGCCAATCTGGACAGCGGGTATCCAGCGTTCGCGGCGGCTAGGCGTGATGGCGGCGCGTTCGCGTTCGTGGCTGCGCGAACAAGCATCGCTCACTGACGAGGATCGCGACGCGGTGTTTGCGGCCGCGTTGTCGTTGCTTGAGGTTTAACCGGCGGCGGCGTCTATCAGCAAGAAGGCGCGCGTGAGTTCGGCGTTCATCTGGGCGCGGCCGCGACCGATTTGTTCGGCGATGCGTGCGCCTTCGGTGCGTAGGAATTGCATCGCTTCCTGATTGGCTTGCGCATCGCGGTTCAGGAAATCACCCATCCGCCTCGCCGCCTCGGGCGCTGCGTCACGAACGGCGCGGCGACGTGCTTGCGTGCCAGAGCGGGCGCGTTGGGCGATGCGCTCGAGCGCTGACGGCGAGAAGACATCTGCGAGCTGCAGGCCGGCATGTTCTATGGTGGCGACGATTGGCAACGTTGTGGTGCGTGGCTCGGCGATCTGGCGGCGCAGGTGCGCGACAGGATCGGCGGCGGGTTCGCGCCGTTGCGATGGCGCGGGTGCGCCCGCGTCGGGGCCATCGACGTTGGAGAGAAGGTCGCGCCAGGTCCAATCGCCGGGCACCGGCTTGTCGGCTGCGGGCGCGCGGGCGCGCTCGGGTTGCTGTTGCTGCGGCGCGGGCGCGTCGCCGAACATAGGCGGCGGTGGATCGTTGCGATTGCGCGCGGGCGGTAGTTCGAGCGGATCCGCGGCTTCGTCGCGCCAGGAGCGATCATAGCCGGGGGCTGCGTCGTCAGACGTCTGCTCGGCGCTGCGATTGCGCACGCGCATTTGTGGTTCTTCATCGGCAACGGCGTCACGGGCGCCGCGTGCGGCGAGGCGAGCGGCTTCGGCGGCGTCACGCAGACGCTCAAGCGCGATGGCGGCTTCGCGTTCGACGTTGACGGCTTCGCCGCGAATGAGTTCGGCCGCGCGCTTTGCATCGTCGATGGCGCGGTGAGTGGTTTCGCGCACAGCGCCTGCTGTGGAGTTGGCGGCGTAGCTTGCGGCCTCGGCTGACTGACGCGCAGCGTCGGTGAGGCTGGTGGCTTTGGAAAGCACGTCGAGCGCTGTCGAGAGCGCTTGCTCAAGGCGGAGCGCGGAATCGGCGCTGGCCTGCGCGGCGTTGGAGAGGCCGTTGGTGCGATCCGAGATCAGCGCGGCGGCGGCGCCGAACGAAGTGAGGCGGTGATCGAGCGCTTGGTCAGCGGCGCGGACTTCGGCTTCGGCGACGCGCGCCGCTTCGGAAATCGAGTGCGTGTGCTTGCCGATCGAGTCGCCGATGTTTTGCGCTTGGCTGGTGAGATCGCGAGAGATGCGCATCAGCTCTTCGCGTTCGCGCTCCATGCCGACGATCATCTGATTGGCGCCGGCCTTAGCCTGGTCGGTCATGTCGTCGACGGCTTTGGCTTGGCGCGAGATCTGACCTTCAACGTCTTGCAGGCGCTTCAGCGTTTGCAGGAGAGCTTGATCGAGCTGGTTGATTTCGCCGCGCACGGATTCTGCGAGCTGACGCGCAGCATTCTCGGCGCTGCGCTCAGGGTTCATCAAACGATCGGCAGCGTCGGCGAGGCGGCGGGCTTCGGAACGCGCGCGGGCGCTGTCGCGTGCGGCGAGGCCGGAGAACACGGCCATCAAAGCGGGCAGAACGACAACGGCGCCAACTGCGCCCATTTCCGGAATGGTCAGCGAGCCCATCTTCTCGGGGCCGATCAGTACAACTGCGCCGGCAAGGCTGCCTATGGCCCAGAGGCCGGCGACGATAAGGCCCAGGACGCCGATCATCGCGCCGGGGTCGCTGGTGCGTTCCGCTTCAGGCGTTGTCGTGGTCATGCAGCACAATTCCGTCGGCGCGCGGAGAGCGCGCGCCTATGGTCAACGAGAACGAAATAAGTGCGGCCATTCAAGGGCGAACACGCGTGGGTGCTAGTCAACGATCGGACAGATCGCGCGATTGAAGAAGCGCTCAGCGGTCGTTCGTTTGGCAGGTGTCGGCGCGGCAAGCCGATTGATCGACCGAACGCTGTTCCAGCGTAACGCCGACCCAAGCCAAGGCCATTGCGATCAACACGTCGCGTACTGTGACCAGGAAAGCCAACATCGCCCTCTACCTCAATGCAGCGATGGGTATGTGCGCGCTTCGCTTTCGAACCGCAAGATACAGTTCCGTGTATTACGCCGATTGAAGGCGAGCGTGCTGCGAATGGTTGCGGTGCGGCTTGACCGGGGCGGGGTCAGCGCCTAGTTCCGGCGTGTGACGTTACAACATAACAGCACCGAGGCTCCGCGACGGGCCCACCTGGCCCACGCCGCGGTGATGAGCCTGCACGCAATCTGCTGCGGACTGCCGGCGCTGGCGATGTTGGCGGCGGCGGTGTCCGGGGCGACGTCCGGGATCGCCTTACTCGCTGGTTCGGTTCAGGAAATTCACCACTTCTTGCACAAGCACGAGCTTTGGATCCTGCTGATCTCGGCGGCCTTGGTGGTAACCGGCGGGGTGCTGGAAGCTAATTCCAGAAAGCATCACAGCCACGGCTTTCCCTGGCTATTTGCGTTCTCGGTGCTGTGCTTCATCGCCAACGTGACGATCATCCTTCTGCACCGCTCAACCTAACGTTTAGGTTTCAGGATATGCAAGGCGAGCGAGCGGTATCGCCGCACCGCTTCGCTGGTCTCGTTTTCGCGCCGCAGGGCGCGGCGGAGCGCCATGCCCTCAAGTCCGGCGATCAACGCTTCGGCGGCCTCAGTCGCGGGGAGCGCCGGATAGATGCTGCCGGCGCGTTGAGCGCGCTCGATGGCGGCGGCCAAGCGGCCGACGGCGATCTGATCGCGGATCAAGAGCGCCTTCGCCAGCAAAGGATCGCGCGCTGCTTCGGCCCAGATGTCGGCGAGGAGAGCGGCGTCGCCATCGCCGTCGAAGGTTTCGAAGAAGGCGCGCGCGAGCTCGGCGAGCCCTTCGATCAAACCTTCTGAACCGTTAACCCGTTCGAGCATCGCTTCGGCTTCGGCGCGCGCGTCGAGCGCGATGGCGGCGATGATGTCGGCTTTGGAGTCGAAATAGCGATAGAGCGCGCCGGGACTGATGCGGGCTTCGGCGCAGATTTCTTCAATCGTTGATAAACGGAACCCACGTTCGCGGAAACATTCGCGGGCGGCCTCCAGGATTTGGCTGCGGCGGCGCTCGGGCAGGGCGGGGTCAGCGTGGCGGGCCATCGAATCGAGCCCATGATAAGCGGCAAAATCTGGATATGGTTTAGCTTAAATTCATTCTGCGCTGGCAGCGTCCACCAAATTGTATTCGGCGCGGAGCCCGCCAAGCATGACGCATACGCCGCCTTCGGCAATCGCCAGCGCCGCCGAGACGCGCAGGCGCGAGATGCCGGCCTCCATTGCTTTGACCATCCTGACCGGTGGGATAGCGGCCGCGATCATGGGCGGTCCGTGGCCCGTGGGCTGGTGCGCCATCATGGCGGTGCTGCTCATTCTCGATACCGAACTTTATCGCCGCCTCGATGCGGCGGAGACGAAGATTGAAGGCGGCGTGCTGGCGGGGCTTTGCCTCTGGGCCGCGTTCTGTTCCGGGTTTTACGCGATGCTGCCGATCACGTTGTGGTTGCATGGCGAAGCTGCGGGTGCGGCGGCGGCGATGTTGCTGTGGGTCGCGGCGGTTGTGCGCCATTTCAGCCCAGGCGCGTCGGGCGCGTTGGCGATCGCGGTGTCGGGCGCTGCGCCGCCTGCGCTTTCACTGCTCGCATCACCTTTGATGATGGCTTCGATGTCGTCGCAGCCGGATTGGGATTTGGCGTTCATCGCGGCCGTCGGCGGTGGTGCGCTGATGGCGTACGTGACGCAAGCGCGCGTCAGCGCTTCGCAGGCCGAGCGTGCATTGCGCGCAGCCAAGCAAGAAACCAACCAAGAGCAAGTGCTGGCTCAGCTTATGCTGGATCAGGGCGAATCTGCTTCGATGTTGGTGGATCACGAAGGCCGTGTCGTTGCGATGAGCAAGACGATGCGCAATGCGATCCATGTGCAGCATCCGGTCGGGCGGCGCTTTGAGGATATGATCAATTGGGCGCCGGACCGCTGGCGCGATGCGTTCGCGCGCGCGATGAGCGGCGAAGTCGTGCGCTTTGAAGAAGACGAGACGCGCACGCCGGGCGGCATCCGTTGGTTCAACTGGGAAGCGCGGCCTTGGCGCAATGCCGATGGCGAAGTTGTCGGCGTCGTGTCACACGGTAACGAGATCACGCAACTTATTCAGGCGCGCGCCGCAGCTCACGCCAATGAAGAGCGCCTGCTGCAGGCGTTGAAGATTGCGCGCAGCTTGGTGTGGGAAGTCGATTTCAAGTCGCGGACGATCAGCTGGCATGGCGATGTCGAGGCGCTCTACAATCGCCCGTTCACGTTCGACCAATTCATGGAAAGCCGTACGGGCTTCCTGCATGAAGAAGACCGCTTGGCGCTGCGTGACTACTTCATCAGCGTCGGCAAAGGCGGCGGCGGCTCGATGGAGCACCGCGTGCTCAACGACGATGGCGGCGTGCGCTGGATCGAAGCGTGGGCGCAGCGCGTCATGGGCCGCTCCGGCGGCGTGCGAAAGATCGTTGTGATTTCCAAGGACATCACCGAGCGCAAGCGTCAGGAGGCTGCGTTCATCGGCGCCATGCACCGCGCCGAAGAGGGGCTGAAGTCGCGCCGGGCGTTGTTTGGCGAAAGCGCGCCTGTGGTTGAAGCGATCGACGAGGCGGCGGTGAATGTCGCTGAGATGTACGAGCGCCTCGACAGCCTGATGGAAGAAATGAACGCGCGCGATGTGAAGCTGGCGGACACACTGGCGAGCTTGCGTACGGCGCGTGAAGAGGCGGAGAGCGCTAACATCTCGAAGTCGCAATTCCTGACCTCGATGAGCCACGAGCTGCGTACGCCGCTCAACGCCATCATCGGCTATTCGGAAATGTTGATGGAAGAGGCTGAGGCTGACGATCGCGACAACGATGTCGCCGACCTTCAGCGTGTGCTGAGTTCGGCGCGGCAATTGCTGCACCTCATCAACGACATTCTGGATCTTTCGAAAATCGAGGCGGGCCGCATGGATGCGGTGGCTTCGGAATTCGATGTCGCTGGGCTGCTTGAAGAAGCGGCGGATACGGTGCGCCCGAACGTTGAGAAGAACGGCAGTACGCTGAAGCTCGAGATCGCGGCGGACGTCGAGGCGGCGTGCACCGATGCGTTCAAGCTCAATCAGTGCGTGCTCAATATTTTGTCGAATGCGGCCAAGTTCACCAAGAATGGCGAGATCATTGTGAGCGCGCGCCGCGCCGGCGATGCGATCGAGATCGCTGTGCGCGACACTGGCATCGGCATGACCGAGGAACAGATCGGGCGCTTGTTCAATGCATTCGAGCAAGCGGACGCTATGACGGCGCGCCGTTATGGCGGCACCGGGCTTGGCCTCGCGCTGACGCGGCGGATCATGCAAGTGCTTGGCGGCGATGTGTCGGTGGAGAGTGTGTACGGCGAAGGTTCGACCTTCACGCTGCGCTTCCCAGTGCATCTCAATCAAGCGCCGGTTTTGGCGCGCGTCGATGCAAACGCTGCAGCAGGGCAGGGTAACCACCGCCTGGTGCTGATGATCGACGACGAGGAAACGGCGCGTGATTTGACGGCGCGTTCGCTCATTCGCTTGGGCTTTGACGTGCGCACCGCGACGACGGGCGCTGAAGGCATCGAGCTTGCGCGTACGCTGCGCCCCAGTCTCATCCTGTTGGACATCAACCTGCCCGACGTAACGGGTTGGGATGTGCTGACGGTCCTGAACACCGGCGACGCCGGCGGCATCCCTGTGATCATCCATTCTATCGACGACAATCGCCAGCGCGCGTTGTCGTCAGGCGCCTGCGAGCATCTGGTCAAACCAGCCGACCGTGACGTTCTCGCTGCGGCGGCGCTTCGCTTCTCGCGCGCACCCGACACTGCATCGCCTGTCGACGTTCCGGC
It encodes the following:
- a CDS encoding ATP-binding protein → MPASIALTILTGGIAAAIMGGPWPVGWCAIMAVLLILDTELYRRLDAAETKIEGGVLAGLCLWAAFCSGFYAMLPITLWLHGEAAGAAAAMLLWVAAVVRHFSPGASGALAIAVSGAAPPALSLLASPLMMASMSSQPDWDLAFIAAVGGGALMAYVTQARVSASQAERALRAAKQETNQEQVLAQLMLDQGESASMLVDHEGRVVAMSKTMRNAIHVQHPVGRRFEDMINWAPDRWRDAFARAMSGEVVRFEEDETRTPGGIRWFNWEARPWRNADGEVVGVVSHGNEITQLIQARAAAHANEERLLQALKIARSLVWEVDFKSRTISWHGDVEALYNRPFTFDQFMESRTGFLHEEDRLALRDYFISVGKGGGGSMEHRVLNDDGGVRWIEAWAQRVMGRSGGVRKIVVISKDITERKRQEAAFIGAMHRAEEGLKSRRALFGESAPVVEAIDEAAVNVAEMYERLDSLMEEMNARDVKLADTLASLRTAREEAESANISKSQFLTSMSHELRTPLNAIIGYSEMLMEEAEADDRDNDVADLQRVLSSARQLLHLINDILDLSKIEAGRMDAVASEFDVAGLLEEAADTVRPNVEKNGSTLKLEIAADVEAACTDAFKLNQCVLNILSNAAKFTKNGEIIVSARRAGDAIEIAVRDTGIGMTEEQIGRLFNAFEQADAMTARRYGGTGLGLALTRRIMQVLGGDVSVESVYGEGSTFTLRFPVHLNQAPVLARVDANAAAGQGNHRLVLMIDDEETARDLTARSLIRLGFDVRTATTGAEGIELARTLRPSLILLDINLPDVTGWDVLTVLNTGDAGGIPVIIHSIDDNRQRALSSGACEHLVKPADRDVLAAAALRFSRAPDTASPVDVPAVSHIAKTA